One window from the genome of Epinephelus moara isolate mb chromosome 5, YSFRI_EMoa_1.0, whole genome shotgun sequence encodes:
- the LOC126390196 gene encoding uncharacterized protein LOC126390196 isoform X1 has translation MLVPQLLLETLEELRDDDFETLKWYLSMDILEGCKPIPKSRLGKAPRTDTVSRMIESYGEESAVKVTVEILRKMGNINAAEKLKNRYAAPLAAPAAPPAAPVLPPAAPVASPAAPATMSAQHGSVIIAPTVSGSTAGTWNITVNK, from the exons ATGCTGGTTCCACAGCTGCTCCTTGAGACTCTGGAAGAGCTGCGAGACGATGACTTCGAAACACTCAAGTGGTACCTCTCCATGGACATCTTGGAGGGCTGCAAACCAATTCCTAAGTCCCGTCTGGGTAAGGCACCCCGGACAGACACTGTGAGCAGGATGATAGAGAGCTACGGTGAAGAGTCGGCTGTGAAGGTCACTGTTGAGATCCTGAGGAAGATGGGAAACATCAACGCTGCTGAGAAATTAAAGAACAGATACGCAG CACCTCTTGCAGCTCCTGCGGCACCTCCTGCAGCTCCGGTAttgcctcctgctgctcctgtggCATCTCCTGCAGCTCCTGCCACAATGTCAGCTCAGCATGGAAGTGTGATAATCGCTCCAACAGTCTCCGGTAGCACCGCTGGGACATGGAATATAACCGTCAATaaataa
- the LOC126390196 gene encoding uncharacterized protein LOC126390196 isoform X3, protein MLVPQLLLETLEELRDDDFETLKWYLSMDILEGCKPIPKSRLGKAPRTDTVSRMIESYGEESAVKVTVEILRKMGNINAAEKLKSRYAGGKTTKPPTAAPVAPPAAPPAAPATLLDQLLARPPWEGGVHIV, encoded by the exons ATGCTGGTTCCACAGCTGCTCCTTGAGACTCTGGAAGAGCTGCGAGACGATGACTTCGAAACACTCAAGTGGTACCTCTCCATGGACATCTTGGAGGGCTGCAAACCAATTCCTAAGTCCCGTCTGGGTAAGGCACCCCGGACAGACACTGTGAGCAGGATGATAGAGAGCTACGGTGAAGAGTCGGCTGTGaaggtcactgttgagattctGAGGAAGATGGGAAACATCAACGCTGCTGAGAAATTAAAGAGCAGATATGCAG gggggaaaacaacaaaaccacctACTGCTGCTCCTGTAgcacctcctgctgctcctcctgctgctccggCCACACTGTTGGATCAGCTACTGGCACGACCACCCTGGGAGGGGGGAGTACACATTgtatag
- the LOC126390196 gene encoding pyrin-like isoform X4, with product MQVPLLILDTLDELGTDDFKRFRWNLTQPVLDGCQPIRKGHLENADKQDTISRMIDSYGEQTAVNITVEILRRMNYNNAAQKLKQAYAGGSTGGNLAGAATAQNTHATPPSSSSSSSSSLGLTPAAGASVCAQGKSVIVAPNISGTSSGVSINMNINTQ from the exons ATGCAGGTTCCTCTTCTGATCTTAGACACTCTGGATGAGCTGGGCACTGATGACTTCAAGAGGTTTCGGTGGAACCTCACTCAGCCAGTGCTGGATGGATGTCAGCCCATTCGTAAGGGCCATCTAGAGAATGCAGACAAGCAGGACACCATCAGTAGGATGATAGACAGCTATGGTGAACAAACAGCTGTGAACATAACTGTTGAAATCCTGAGGAGGATGAACTACAACAACGCTGCACAGAAGTTGAAGCAAGCATATGCAG GTGGATCAACAGGCGG AAATTTGGCAGGAGCCGCCACTGCACAGAACACCCATGCTacacctccctcctcctcctcctcctcctcctcctccttgggTTTAACTCCTGCAGCTGGTGCTTCAGTTTGTGCCCAGGGTAAAAGTGTTATCGTGGCACCCAACATCTCAGGCACCAGCTCTGGTGTATCAATTAACATGAACATAAATACACAGTAA
- the LOC126390196 gene encoding uncharacterized protein LOC126390196 isoform X2: MSVPQLLEDLGDDDFETLKWYLSMDILEGCKPIPKSRLGKAPRTDTVSRMIESYGEESAVKVTVEILRKMGNINAAEKLKNRYAAPLAAPAAPPAAPVLPPAAPVASPAAPATMSAQHGSVIIAPTVSGSTAGTWNITVNK, from the exons ATGTCTGTTCCACAGCTGCTGGAAGACCTGGGCGACGATGACTTCGAAACACTCAAGTGGTACCTCTCCATGGACATCTTGGAGGGCTGCAAACCAATTCCTAAGTCCCGTCTGGGTAAGGCACCCCGGACAGACACTGTGAGCAGGATGATAGAGAGCTACGGTGAAGAGTCGGCTGTGAAGGTCACTGTTGAGATCCTGAGGAAGATGGGAAACATCAACGCTGCTGAGAAATTAAAGAACAGATACGCAG CACCTCTTGCAGCTCCTGCGGCACCTCCTGCAGCTCCGGTAttgcctcctgctgctcctgtggCATCTCCTGCAGCTCCTGCCACAATGTCAGCTCAGCATGGAAGTGTGATAATCGCTCCAACAGTCTCCGGTAGCACCGCTGGGACATGGAATATAACCGTCAATaaataa